A region of Arabidopsis thaliana chromosome 5, partial sequence DNA encodes the following proteins:
- a CDS encoding Chaperone DnaJ-domain superfamily protein (Chaperone DnaJ-domain superfamily protein; FUNCTIONS IN: heat shock protein binding; INVOLVED IN: protein folding; LOCATED IN: cellular_component unknown; CONTAINS InterPro DOMAIN/s: Heat shock protein DnaJ, N-terminal (InterPro:IPR001623); BEST Arabidopsis thaliana protein match is: DNAJ heat shock N-terminal domain-containing protein (TAIR:AT1G65280.1); Has 30201 Blast hits to 17322 proteins in 780 species: Archae - 12; Bacteria - 1396; Metazoa - 17338; Fungi - 3422; Plants - 5037; Viruses - 0; Other Eukaryotes - 2996 (source: NCBI BLink).), which yields MGEVKVDDDAILKSFLAEVGEVERDNEVGRILSCFKLNPFEHLNLSFDSSTDDVKRQYRKISLMVHPDKCKHPQAQEAFGALAKAQQLLLNDQERDYILTQVHAAKEELKMKRKKQLKKDTASKIKSLVDEGKHEHIYEQSEEFQKELKLKVREILTDQEWRRRKMAMRISEEEGRLKKDEAEQKEIWKKKREHEEQWEGTREKRVSSWRDFQKAGKKAKKGETRPPKLKTEDPNKSYVQRPVKKG from the exons ATGGGAGAGGTGAAAGTAGACGACGATGCGATTCTTAAATCCTTCCTCGCCGAGGTCGGAGAAGTTGAGAGAGATAACGAAGTCGGCAG GATTCTCTCATGCTTCAAGCTGAATCCGTTTGAGCATCTTAACCTCTCTTTCGATTCTTCCACGGATGATGTTAAAAGGCAGTACAGAAAG ATTTCTTTGATGGTTCATCCTGATAAATGCAAACATCCACAAGCACAGGAGGCTTTCGGAG CATTGGCAAAAGCGCAACAACTGCTGCTAAACGACCAAGAAAGAGATTATATTCTTACCCAAGTCCATGCTGCAAAAG AAGAGCTtaagatgaagagaaagaaacagttAAAGAAAGACACCGCCTCTAAAATAAAGTCCTTGGTTGATGAG GGAAAGCATGAGCACATATATGAGCAATCTGAGGAGTTTCAGAAGGAGCTCAAGTTAAAGGTCCGAGAGATATTAACAGACCAAGAGTGGCGTAGAAGAAAAATGGCAATGAGA ATATCAGAAGAAGAGGGGAGACTGAAGAAGGATGAAGCAGAACAAAAGGAGATATGGAAGAAAAAGCGTGAGCATGAAGAACAGTGGGAaggaacaagagaaaaaagg GTATCAAGCTGGAGAGACTTTCAGAAAGCAGGAAAGAAG GCCAAAAAAGGAGAGACGCGACCTCCAAAATTGAAGACAGAGGATCCGAACAAATCATACGTCCAAAGGCCGGTCAAGAAAGGCTGA
- a CDS encoding Chaperone DnaJ-domain superfamily protein (Chaperone DnaJ-domain superfamily protein; FUNCTIONS IN: heat shock protein binding; INVOLVED IN: protein folding; LOCATED IN: cellular_component unknown; CONTAINS InterPro DOMAIN/s: Heat shock protein DnaJ, N-terminal (InterPro:IPR001623); BEST Arabidopsis thaliana protein match is: DNAJ heat shock N-terminal domain-containing protein (TAIR:AT1G65280.1).) — protein MGEVKVDDDAILKSFLAEVGEVERDNEVGRILSCFKLNPFEHLNLSFDSSTDDVKRQYRKISLMVHPDKCKHPQAQEAFGALAKAQQLLLNDQERDYILTQVHAAKEELKMKRKKQLKKDTASKIKSLVDEGKHEHIYEQSEEFQKELKLKISEEEGRLKKDEAEQKEIWKKKREHEEQWEGTREKRVSSWRDFQKAGKKAKKGETRPPKLKTEDPNKSYVQRPVKKG, from the exons ATGGGAGAGGTGAAAGTAGACGACGATGCGATTCTTAAATCCTTCCTCGCCGAGGTCGGAGAAGTTGAGAGAGATAACGAAGTCGGCAG GATTCTCTCATGCTTCAAGCTGAATCCGTTTGAGCATCTTAACCTCTCTTTCGATTCTTCCACGGATGATGTTAAAAGGCAGTACAGAAAG ATTTCTTTGATGGTTCATCCTGATAAATGCAAACATCCACAAGCACAGGAGGCTTTCGGAG CATTGGCAAAAGCGCAACAACTGCTGCTAAACGACCAAGAAAGAGATTATATTCTTACCCAAGTCCATGCTGCAAAAG AAGAGCTtaagatgaagagaaagaaacagttAAAGAAAGACACCGCCTCTAAAATAAAGTCCTTGGTTGATGAG GGAAAGCATGAGCACATATATGAGCAATCTGAGGAGTTTCAGAAGGAGCTCAAGTTAAAG ATATCAGAAGAAGAGGGGAGACTGAAGAAGGATGAAGCAGAACAAAAGGAGATATGGAAGAAAAAGCGTGAGCATGAAGAACAGTGGGAaggaacaagagaaaaaagg GTATCAAGCTGGAGAGACTTTCAGAAAGCAGGAAAGAAG GCCAAAAAAGGAGAGACGCGACCTCCAAAATTGAAGACAGAGGATCCGAACAAATCATACGTCCAAAGGCCGGTCAAGAAAGGCTGA
- a CDS encoding FAF-like protein (DUF3049) (Protein of unknown function (DUF3049); FUNCTIONS IN: molecular_function unknown; INVOLVED IN: biological_process unknown; LOCATED IN: chloroplast; CONTAINS InterPro DOMAIN/s: Protein of unknown function DUF3049 (InterPro:IPR021410); BEST Arabidopsis thaliana protein match is: Protein of unknown function (DUF3049) (TAIR:AT4G02810.1); Has 1373 Blast hits to 1137 proteins in 167 species: Archae - 0; Bacteria - 105; Metazoa - 552; Fungi - 104; Plants - 212; Viruses - 21; Other Eukaryotes - 379 (source: NCBI BLink).), which yields MMACGLSKSLGLSSSLKKQQGIVSILGGISSNTSSAPSLRRTFSADLSSKTWVSQNGFSPMKRISSSEKLRPDEEEAEEESRSGVDIWAQIQQDKNDKKKEEEIEPGQSDVWSSILSEKKKTESSKDTVPPPYVHPLMKRASSLSEKSLEICTESLGSETGCDGFSSHASSETGDAEIEIHDETNLVVNVTETKVEEITETEIVVEQESSIIVPNHIIELPPGSFPPPIRSLSSQSGSSLHMKTRRDNGRLVLEAVSMPSHNNFSAKRQDGRLLLTFAEISNEPNYDKEDEIDSEVQWFDEEEEEEEEEEDEEEEAPDEFAYKPNGLLYKMAQKPIPITVHRLAHKPIGVPKRNSRWPMADEFDTKSDLSTPVVHSLPPRPRVAQLARSTKPPSTVDDTVGAACFNTCDYSWKSTNTESFGPNTKTQFQAQNFVNKSMGDGWINGCKDRRRSLLSVEPFCIAT from the coding sequence ATGATGGCTTGTGGCTTAAGCAAGAGCCTTGGCTTGTCTTCCTCCTTGAAGAAGCAACAAGGCATAGTGAGTATCCTTGGtggcatttcgtcgaacacttCATCTGCACCTTCACTTAGGCGAACTTTCTCCGCCGATTTGTCCTCCAAGACTTGGGTTTCCCAAAATGGGTTTTCTCCTATGAAGAGAATCTCTTCCTCTGAGAAGCTTCGTcctgacgaagaagaagcagaggaagaatcAAGATCCGGAGTCGATATCTGGGCACAGATTCAACAAGACAAGAACgataagaagaaagaggaagagatcgAGCCGGGTCAATCCGATGTATGGAGCTCGATTTTgtctgagaagaagaagactgaaTCGAGCAAGGACACTGTTCCTCCACCGTATGTTCATCCATTGATGAAACGTGCGAGTTCCTTGAGTGAGAAAAGCCTCGAGATTTGTACTGAGAGTCTCGGATCCGAGACTGGTTGCGATGGTTTCTCTTCGCATGCATCGTCGGAGACTGGAGATGCTGAGATCGAGATTCATGATGAGACCAATCTCGTTGTTAACGTGACGGAGACGAAGGTTGAAGAAATAACAGAGACTGAGATTGTGGTTGAGCAAGAATCATCAATCATTGTTCCGAATCACATAATCGAGCTGCCTCCAGGATCGTTTCCTCCTCCGATTCGTTCTCTCTCGAGCCAATCTGGTTCGTCTCTGCACATGAAAACTCGCCGTGACAATGGCCGATTGGTTCTTGAAGCTGTCTCTATGCCGTCGCACAACAACTTCTCCGCTAAGCGCCAAGACGGACGCCTCCTCCTTACTTTTGCTGAAATCAGCAACGAACCCAACTACGACAAAGAAGACGAGATTGATTCGGAGGTTCAGTGGTTCGacgaggaggaagaagaagaagaggaggaggaggatgaagaagaagaggcacCAGACGAGTTTGCCTACAAGCCCAATGGGCTTCTCTATAAGATGGCACAAAAGCCCATTCCTATAACTGTTCATAGGTTGGCCCATAAACCAATTGGTGTACCAAAGAGAAACTCTCGATGGCCTATGGCTGATGAATTCGACACCAAATCCGATCTGTCGACTCCGGTGGTTCACTCTCTGCCGCCGAGGCCAAGGGTGGCTCAGCTTGCTCGATCAACAAAACCACCGTCCACGGTGGACGACACCGTTGGGGCCGCTTGCTTCAACACATGTGACTACTCTTGGAAGTCCACTAACACTGAATCATTTGGcccaaacacaaaaacccaaTTTCAAGCCCAAAACTTTGTCAACAAATCAATGGGTGACGGTTGGATAAATGGTTGCAAGGACCGAAGGAGGTCTCTCTTGTCCGTTGAGCCTTTCTGCATTGCCACATAA